Proteins encoded in a region of the Pigmentiphaga litoralis genome:
- a CDS encoding RelA/SpoT family protein, which produces MSDTTLQASSAVMSHFGDAWNHVANDGLSFDAQEELRQALAWALPRFERDGAVGEESLAGHAAGVVAILSGLQVDVHTRMAAMLATAVGNREVNANPSKDPVTLRFGAEIGRLVHGYRALIRLGQVTRDASDSSAGSGAQSEMLRKMLLAMAADLRIVLMRLASRLQTLRWHAQSKLPLEESVARETLELYAPLANRLGIWQIKWEMEDLAFRFLEPVRYKEIARLLEEKRVERELFINLAVTRVSAALASAGIAGEVTGRPKHIYSIWNKMRNKRMDFSSLFDLRALRIIVDDIRTCYTALSLVHNLWTPVPNEFDDYISRPKPNGYRSLHTVVYDDDGRPFEVQIRTEEMHQFAEFGMAAHWRYKEAGAKGGNVSADSEYDRKLSWIRQLLAWKSDVQVDETLGATALDQLDDNIYVLTPQARVIELPSGATPVDFAYQVHTDLGHRCRGARVDGVMVPLNTRLITGQTVEVITTKSGGPSRDWLNPQLAYLASQRSRAKVRAWFNAIDIQQRIAQGQTMLDKELQRLGKTATNLEQLAQQLGFACADDLYVAIAKDEFGLRQVGTAFEAPTIEPEIELAALNRPSLSESPAHAGKSGVLVVGVDALMTQLAKCCRPAPPDLISGFVTRGRGVSIHRRDCKSFLALADRERERIIDVTWGDTRDAVYPVDIIVMAADRHGLLRDISEVFARQRINVIGVNTQSRQLQARMVFTAEVGNAEHLNKALAGIRDVAGVVEVSRR; this is translated from the coding sequence ATGAGCGATACCACCCTCCAAGCTTCTTCTGCCGTGATGTCCCACTTCGGGGACGCGTGGAATCACGTCGCCAACGACGGCCTGTCGTTCGACGCGCAGGAAGAACTGCGTCAGGCGCTGGCGTGGGCCTTGCCCCGCTTCGAGCGCGACGGCGCCGTGGGGGAAGAATCGCTGGCCGGCCATGCCGCCGGTGTGGTCGCCATTCTGTCTGGCCTGCAGGTCGACGTGCACACCCGGATGGCCGCCATGCTCGCGACCGCGGTCGGCAACCGCGAAGTCAACGCCAATCCCAGCAAGGACCCCGTCACGCTGCGCTTTGGCGCCGAGATCGGCCGGCTGGTGCACGGCTACCGCGCCCTGATCCGGCTGGGACAAGTCACGCGCGACGCCAGCGATTCGTCCGCCGGCAGCGGCGCGCAGTCCGAAATGCTCCGCAAGATGCTGCTTGCCATGGCGGCGGACCTGCGCATCGTGCTGATGCGGCTGGCGTCACGGCTGCAGACGCTGCGCTGGCATGCACAAAGCAAGCTGCCGCTTGAAGAGTCCGTGGCGCGCGAAACGCTGGAACTTTACGCCCCGCTGGCGAACCGCCTGGGCATCTGGCAGATCAAGTGGGAAATGGAAGACCTGGCCTTCCGGTTTCTTGAGCCTGTCCGCTACAAGGAAATCGCCCGGCTGCTGGAAGAAAAGCGGGTGGAACGCGAGCTGTTCATCAACCTCGCGGTCACGCGCGTGTCCGCGGCGCTGGCCTCGGCCGGCATCGCCGGCGAAGTCACCGGCCGGCCCAAGCACATCTACAGCATCTGGAACAAGATGCGCAACAAGCGCATGGATTTTTCCAGCCTGTTCGATCTGCGGGCGCTGCGCATCATCGTTGACGACATCCGTACCTGCTATACCGCGCTCAGCCTGGTCCACAACCTGTGGACCCCGGTGCCCAACGAATTCGACGACTACATTTCGCGGCCCAAGCCCAACGGCTACCGGTCCTTGCACACGGTGGTGTACGACGACGACGGCCGGCCGTTCGAAGTCCAGATCCGCACCGAAGAGATGCACCAGTTTGCCGAGTTCGGGATGGCGGCCCACTGGCGCTACAAGGAAGCCGGCGCCAAGGGCGGCAACGTCAGCGCCGATTCCGAATACGACCGCAAGCTGTCCTGGATCCGCCAGCTGCTGGCGTGGAAAAGCGATGTCCAGGTTGACGAGACCCTGGGCGCGACCGCGCTCGACCAGCTCGACGACAACATCTACGTGCTGACCCCGCAAGCCCGCGTGATCGAGTTGCCGTCGGGTGCGACCCCGGTCGACTTCGCCTATCAGGTGCATACCGACCTGGGTCATCGCTGCCGGGGTGCGCGGGTGGATGGCGTCATGGTGCCGCTCAATACCCGGCTGATCACCGGGCAGACGGTGGAAGTCATCACGACCAAGTCGGGCGGCCCGTCGCGCGACTGGCTGAACCCGCAGCTGGCCTACCTGGCCAGCCAGCGCTCGCGCGCCAAGGTCCGCGCGTGGTTCAACGCGATCGACATCCAGCAGCGGATCGCGCAGGGCCAGACCATGCTCGACAAAGAGCTGCAGCGCCTGGGCAAGACCGCGACCAATCTGGAACAGCTGGCCCAGCAGTTGGGTTTTGCCTGCGCCGACGACTTGTACGTGGCCATCGCCAAAGACGAATTCGGGTTGCGCCAGGTCGGCACGGCGTTCGAGGCGCCCACGATCGAACCCGAGATCGAACTGGCCGCGCTCAATCGCCCCAGCCTGTCCGAAAGCCCGGCCCATGCCGGCAAGAGCGGGGTGCTGGTGGTGGGCGTCGATGCGCTGATGACCCAGCTGGCCAAATGCTGCCGGCCCGCGCCGCCCGACCTGATCTCCGGCTTCGTCACGCGCGGCCGCGGGGTGTCGATCCACCGCCGCGACTGCAAGAGCTTCCTGGCCCTGGCCGACCGTGAACGCGAACGGATCATCGACGTGACCTGGGGCGACACCCGCGACGCCGTCTATCCGGTCGACATTATCGTCATGGCGGCCGATCGTCACGGCCTGCTGCGCGACATCTCCGAAGTGTTCGCGCGCCAGCGCATCAACGTGATTGGCGTGAACACACAAAGCCGGCAGTTGCAGGCAAGAATGGTCTTCACGGCCGAGGTCGGCAATGCCGAGCACCTGAACAAGGCGCTGGCAGGGATCCGGGACGTGGCGGGGGTGGTCGAGGTATCGCGGCGCTGA
- a CDS encoding M90 family metallopeptidase, whose product MLGWIFGRGASTTQVAQVQARITPELWTQTLQGHGFLARLSQSETEELKSRCAWFLASKSMSGAGGFVLDDATCLSIAVQACLPILKLDPLLYHGWNEIIVYPAGFLIPREEMDEDGVVHEYVQEAAGEAWDGGPVVLSWEDAAPRNTDPDAAEDPAHAFNVVVHEFAHKLDLIDGEPDGMPALDAHPDLRPRQWQQVITASYEAFNDQLDAIEAAIPDDVDPESEEANAWYGQLPIDPYAATDIAEFFAVSSEAFFVRPAPLAAAYPDWYALLAAYYRQDPLGG is encoded by the coding sequence ATGTTGGGATGGATTTTTGGCCGCGGTGCGTCGACGACGCAGGTGGCTCAGGTACAGGCACGCATTACACCCGAATTATGGACCCAAACGCTCCAAGGGCATGGGTTTCTGGCGCGGTTGAGCCAATCGGAAACGGAAGAGCTCAAAAGCCGTTGCGCCTGGTTCCTTGCAAGCAAATCAATGTCCGGGGCCGGCGGTTTTGTGCTGGACGATGCGACCTGCCTGTCGATCGCGGTCCAGGCCTGCCTGCCCATCCTGAAGCTCGATCCCCTGCTCTACCATGGCTGGAATGAAATCATCGTCTATCCGGCCGGTTTCCTGATTCCCCGAGAGGAAATGGACGAAGACGGCGTGGTCCACGAGTATGTACAGGAGGCCGCGGGCGAAGCGTGGGACGGCGGACCCGTGGTGCTGTCGTGGGAAGACGCCGCACCGCGCAACACCGATCCCGACGCCGCGGAAGACCCCGCCCATGCCTTTAATGTGGTGGTGCACGAGTTCGCGCACAAGCTCGACCTGATCGATGGCGAGCCCGATGGTATGCCCGCGCTCGATGCCCATCCGGACTTGCGGCCGCGGCAGTGGCAACAGGTGATAACGGCAAGTTATGAGGCGTTCAATGACCAGCTCGATGCCATCGAGGCCGCGATTCCGGACGATGTCGACCCGGAATCGGAAGAAGCGAACGCCTGGTATGGCCAGCTGCCGATCGATCCGTATGCCGCAACCGATATTGCCGAGTTCTTTGCGGTGAGCTCGGAGGCGTTCTTTGTGCGGCCGGCGCCGCTGGCCGCGGCATACCCGGACTGGTATGCGCTGCTGGCGGCGTATTACCGGCAGGACCCGCTGGGCGGGTAA
- a CDS encoding RidA family protein, translating to MSLKRFHTGKRMSEMVVHGNVAYLAGQVAGDPSQDVAGQTTQVLAAIDALLAEAGTDKTQIIRAEIFLADIATFSQMNGVWDTWVPAGNTPARATVEAKLAAPEYKVEIVITAAI from the coding sequence ATGAGTCTCAAGCGCTTCCACACCGGCAAACGGATGTCTGAAATGGTTGTCCACGGCAACGTTGCCTACCTGGCTGGCCAGGTTGCAGGCGACCCGTCGCAAGACGTCGCCGGTCAGACCACCCAAGTGCTGGCCGCCATCGACGCCTTGCTGGCCGAAGCCGGTACCGACAAGACCCAGATCATCCGCGCCGAGATCTTCCTGGCCGACATCGCTACCTTCAGCCAGATGAATGGCGTGTGGGACACCTGGGTGCCTGCCGGCAACACGCCTGCCCGCGCCACCGTCGAAGCCAAGCTGGCCGCGCCGGAATACAAGGTCGAGATCGTCATCACCGCGGCGATCTGA
- the hpxZ gene encoding oxalurate catabolism protein HpxZ: MSPEINHPETLAEVEAVFAEYEQALVTNDVDVLDRLFWNSPHTLRYGAGENLYGFQAIQDFRNARPSVGLSRTISAKSVTTFGRDFAVANVEFTRESTPRIGRQTQTWVRMDDGWRVVAAHVSLMDTPKG, translated from the coding sequence ATGTCCCCAGAAATCAATCATCCCGAGACCCTGGCCGAAGTCGAAGCCGTGTTTGCCGAGTACGAACAGGCGCTGGTCACCAACGACGTCGACGTGCTCGACCGTCTGTTCTGGAATTCGCCGCACACGCTGCGTTACGGCGCCGGCGAAAACCTGTATGGCTTCCAGGCGATCCAGGATTTTCGCAATGCGCGCCCATCGGTTGGCCTGTCGCGCACCATTTCGGCCAAGTCGGTCACTACCTTTGGCCGCGACTTTGCCGTGGCGAACGTGGAATTCACGCGTGAATCGACGCCGCGCATCGGCCGGCAGACGCAGACCTGGGTGCGCATGGACGACGGCTGGCGCGTGGTGGCGGCGCATGTGAGCCTGATGGATACGCCCAAGGGCTGA
- a CDS encoding ABC transporter permease: protein MITHLSRRWAPRLQPLVGALLIIFLWWFAHEVKLVDPVLLPSPGESLDAFWKGLTQGTLWGDFYKTIIRTFASFIIATVIAVPLGILLGSSERVYRSLEFAIDFFRSTPASAMFPLFLVLFGVGEATKIAVAAFGAGLGILFNVSYGVMNARKQRQLAAKVMGASSFKVLRDVTLWESLPQTFVGMRSGVSLALVIVIVAEMFIGSTDGLGQRIMNAQMVFDMPEMYAAIFAAGALGYVLNLLFLVAERRFVHWGGK, encoded by the coding sequence ATGATCACGCACCTGTCGCGCCGCTGGGCGCCCCGCCTGCAACCGCTGGTGGGGGCCTTGCTCATCATCTTTCTGTGGTGGTTCGCGCACGAGGTCAAGCTGGTCGACCCGGTGCTGCTGCCATCGCCCGGTGAATCGCTGGACGCCTTCTGGAAGGGCCTGACGCAGGGCACTTTGTGGGGCGATTTCTACAAGACCATCATTCGGACTTTTGCGTCCTTCATCATCGCCACGGTGATTGCCGTGCCGCTGGGGATCTTGCTCGGATCATCCGAACGCGTCTATCGTTCGCTCGAATTCGCGATCGACTTTTTCCGCTCGACGCCGGCGTCGGCCATGTTCCCCTTGTTCCTGGTGCTGTTCGGCGTAGGCGAGGCGACCAAGATCGCGGTCGCCGCGTTTGGCGCCGGCCTGGGCATCCTGTTCAACGTGTCGTATGGTGTGATGAACGCGCGCAAGCAGCGTCAGCTGGCGGCCAAGGTGATGGGCGCCTCGTCGTTCAAGGTGCTGCGTGACGTGACCTTGTGGGAATCGTTGCCGCAGACGTTCGTGGGCATGCGGTCGGGCGTCTCGCTGGCGCTCGTGATCGTGATCGTGGCCGAGATGTTCATCGGTTCCACCGACGGCCTGGGCCAGCGCATCATGAACGCGCAGATGGTGTTCGACATGCCCGAAATGTATGCCGCGATTTTTGCCGCCGGCGCGCTCGGTTACGTGCTCAATCTGCTGTTCCTGGTGGCCGAACGCCGTTTCGTCCACTGGGGCGGCAAGTAA
- a CDS encoding ABC transporter ATP-binding protein yields the protein MRAAHLQAVASGPSVAPAQGVGADAAAGHRWFPAGTHITVRGLTKRFEGGTLYENFDLDIPKGKIISIFGPNGCGKSTLINMMSGIMPYDSGQILFEGKEVRESRIGYVFQNYREAVFPWLRARDNIRYPLQFLGLSRAECDARVESLLASFDVKLDLNRYPYEMSGGQQQLVSIMRALVVDPEVLFLDEPFSALDYEMTLFLRDRLQKVLIERQTTTLLVSHDLDEAVCLADIVLLLTKRPTHVSEIVPFDAPRPRTVDTTVTPEFVRVKSHCLEVFQREVRKP from the coding sequence ATGCGCGCAGCTCACCTCCAGGCCGTCGCCTCCGGCCCCAGCGTTGCCCCGGCGCAGGGGGTCGGGGCCGACGCGGCCGCGGGCCACCGCTGGTTTCCGGCAGGCACCCACATCACCGTGCGGGGCCTGACCAAGCGATTCGAAGGCGGCACGCTGTACGAAAACTTCGACCTCGACATTCCGAAGGGCAAGATCATTTCGATCTTCGGACCCAACGGCTGCGGCAAGAGCACCCTCATCAACATGATGTCGGGGATCATGCCGTACGACAGCGGGCAGATCCTGTTCGAGGGCAAGGAGGTGCGCGAAAGCCGCATCGGCTACGTCTTCCAGAACTATCGCGAAGCCGTGTTCCCATGGCTGCGCGCCCGCGACAACATCCGGTATCCGCTCCAGTTCCTGGGGCTGAGCCGGGCCGAATGCGACGCGCGTGTGGAAAGCCTGCTGGCCAGTTTCGACGTCAAGCTCGACCTGAATCGCTACCCGTATGAAATGTCAGGCGGGCAGCAGCAGCTGGTGTCGATCATGCGGGCCCTGGTGGTCGACCCCGAAGTGCTGTTTCTTGACGAGCCGTTTTCGGCGCTCGATTACGAGATGACGCTATTCCTGCGCGACCGCCTGCAGAAGGTGCTGATCGAGCGGCAGACCACCACGCTGCTGGTGTCGCATGACCTGGACGAGGCCGTGTGCCTGGCCGACATCGTGCTGCTGCTGACCAAGCGGCCGACCCACGTGAGCGAGATCGTGCCCTTCGATGCGCCGCGTCCGCGCACCGTCGACACCACCGTCACGCCCGAGTTTGTCCGGGTCAAGAGCCATTGCCTGGAAGTCTTTCAACGCGAGGTACGCAAGCCATGA
- a CDS encoding ABC transporter substrate-binding protein: protein MKLRHGFTAAVGTAAVLLAGLFAAPASAADKVKVGVFPSSSALPYFVALHRGYFKDVGIEVETVPLANHPLIVQSMVAGTIDIASNLVTLEGANINARRPNTLSYIALNGQNAQYITEQFVVKSSSTAKSLKDLKGTKLFSAPGPANIGSARAVLKAIGLEENKDYTIQEQQLSVHLGALQGGQFDGGYTLEPIASNIIAQGVGRRLEAGVISTHLLGNKDALAFAAGAAISGKLLADNPDLAKRFASAWAKGAKDANTDPKVRDYLAQDMNTPAALAPTVPLAKIVMVSDLSPADLTSFQKFVDIGVSLGVVKDKIDTATFIKKF from the coding sequence ATGAAGCTTCGTCATGGTTTTACCGCCGCTGTCGGGACCGCCGCCGTGCTGCTGGCAGGGCTCTTTGCCGCGCCCGCCAGCGCCGCCGACAAGGTCAAGGTCGGGGTCTTCCCGTCCAGCTCGGCCCTACCTTATTTCGTCGCCCTGCATCGCGGCTACTTCAAGGACGTGGGCATCGAAGTCGAAACCGTGCCCCTGGCCAACCATCCGCTGATCGTGCAATCAATGGTCGCCGGCACCATCGACATCGCCTCCAACCTGGTGACGCTGGAAGGCGCCAACATCAACGCGCGCCGTCCCAATACGCTCAGCTACATCGCGTTGAACGGCCAGAACGCGCAGTACATCACCGAGCAGTTCGTGGTGAAGTCGTCCAGCACGGCCAAGTCGCTCAAGGACCTGAAGGGCACCAAGCTCTTTTCGGCGCCCGGCCCGGCCAACATCGGCAGCGCGCGCGCCGTGCTCAAGGCCATCGGCCTGGAAGAAAACAAGGACTACACGATCCAGGAACAGCAGCTGAGCGTGCACCTGGGCGCATTGCAGGGCGGCCAGTTCGATGGCGGCTACACGCTGGAACCCATTGCCAGCAACATCATCGCGCAAGGGGTGGGACGGCGCCTGGAAGCGGGCGTGATCTCGACGCACCTGCTGGGCAACAAGGACGCCCTGGCGTTCGCCGCGGGCGCGGCGATTTCCGGCAAGTTGCTGGCCGACAACCCCGACCTGGCCAAGCGCTTTGCGTCGGCCTGGGCCAAGGGCGCCAAGGATGCGAACACCGATCCCAAGGTGCGTGACTACCTGGCGCAGGACATGAACACGCCCGCCGCGCTGGCGCCCACCGTGCCGCTGGCCAAGATCGTCATGGTCAGCGACCTGTCGCCGGCCGATCTCACGTCCTTCCAGAAGTTCGTCGACATCGGCGTGAGCCTGGGTGTCGTGAAGGACAAGATCGATACCGCCACCTTCATCAAGAAATTCTGA
- a CDS encoding VOC family protein, translated as MTAANRAPGAAILGLFHIAIKTSNLDATRAFWCKVLGLKEIARPDFGYPGAWLACPQPGGQAIIHVYAGGPALGPEGIAPAGTAAIDHLSVACLGFHDYVARFKAAGLAWREFIVPGTSLWQLFVYDPSGVQIELTFEGSIEGGAAIGPDGTSTELPLPDMSPGRGYVAGASFFDPLNYPDLLTLLN; from the coding sequence ATGACCGCCGCGAACCGCGCCCCCGGCGCCGCCATCCTGGGCCTGTTCCACATCGCCATCAAGACTTCGAACCTGGACGCCACCCGCGCGTTCTGGTGCAAGGTGCTGGGCCTGAAAGAAATCGCGCGCCCCGACTTCGGCTATCCGGGCGCGTGGCTGGCCTGCCCGCAACCGGGTGGCCAGGCCATCATCCACGTGTACGCCGGCGGCCCCGCGCTGGGTCCGGAAGGCATCGCGCCCGCCGGCACCGCCGCGATCGATCACCTGTCGGTCGCCTGCCTGGGCTTTCATGACTATGTGGCCCGCTTCAAAGCCGCTGGCCTGGCGTGGCGCGAGTTCATCGTGCCCGGCACTTCGCTGTGGCAGCTGTTCGTGTACGACCCGAGCGGCGTGCAGATCGAACTGACCTTTGAAGGCAGCATCGAAGGCGGCGCGGCCATCGGCCCCGATGGCACATCCACCGAATTGCCTTTGCCCGACATGTCGCCCGGCCGCGGCTATGTCGCCGGCGCTTCCTTTTTCGACCCCCTGAACTATCCCGACCTGCTCACTCTCTTGAATTGA
- a CDS encoding FAD-dependent oxidoreductase, which yields MKIAIIGAGVAGCILARSLADIPGVETVCLERVLQDDHSESGTGLNIGPNAVKALRLTEPALADAIAAASFAWKKWRVSLTDGTVLFDLPLDQVADCDGVRIRWSELYSVLRREAAGVIQYGCEIQAIARDPDAAGKTTVQYTHHGEPRVLDDIDLLIAADGRYSQTRETFSGTPPVRQLGVSIFRLLVPDTSAGLIDDYEQWFNGPNRLLSFRVPSAHIYIAGTFPIPADESVPDACKTADFLRAAYTPEGGLPSDQATWLIDTVCANTDALHWARMQESDMRFAEPDVQVMYLGDAAHGMVPTLGQGATQAIEDACCAVHLLRAGMAAGTPPRDWLDQLDAARRDRVRFTMQLSFDASDTMLAGADPVAGTLKKTGPEFIGDLTRLYRDVVLPGVSA from the coding sequence ATGAAAATCGCAATCATCGGCGCCGGCGTGGCGGGCTGCATTCTTGCCCGTTCCCTGGCCGACATCCCGGGCGTGGAAACGGTCTGCCTTGAACGGGTTCTGCAAGACGATCATTCCGAATCGGGCACCGGCCTGAACATCGGGCCCAATGCGGTCAAGGCCTTGCGCCTGACCGAACCGGCGCTGGCCGATGCCATTGCCGCGGCAAGCTTTGCGTGGAAGAAGTGGCGGGTGTCCCTGACCGATGGCACCGTGCTGTTCGATCTGCCGCTGGACCAGGTGGCCGATTGCGACGGCGTGCGCATCCGCTGGTCGGAACTCTACAGTGTGCTGCGCCGCGAAGCCGCCGGCGTCATCCAGTACGGCTGCGAGATCCAGGCGATCGCCCGCGACCCGGACGCCGCCGGCAAGACGACCGTGCAGTACACCCACCATGGCGAGCCCCGTGTGCTCGACGACATCGACCTGCTGATAGCCGCGGACGGCCGCTATTCGCAAACGCGCGAGACCTTCTCGGGTACGCCGCCAGTGCGCCAGCTGGGCGTGTCCATCTTCCGCCTGCTCGTGCCCGACACCAGCGCCGGGCTGATCGACGACTACGAACAATGGTTCAACGGGCCCAACCGACTGCTGTCGTTCCGCGTGCCCTCGGCCCACATCTATATCGCCGGCACCTTCCCGATTCCCGCCGACGAATCCGTGCCCGACGCCTGCAAGACCGCCGACTTCCTGCGCGCCGCCTACACGCCTGAAGGCGGGCTGCCCAGCGATCAGGCCACCTGGCTGATCGATACCGTGTGCGCCAACACCGACGCGCTGCACTGGGCGCGCATGCAGGAATCCGACATGCGTTTTGCCGAGCCCGACGTGCAGGTGATGTACCTGGGCGATGCGGCCCACGGCATGGTGCCGACTCTGGGGCAGGGCGCCACGCAGGCCATCGAAGACGCCTGCTGCGCCGTGCACCTGCTGCGCGCCGGCATGGCAGCCGGCACGCCGCCGCGCGACTGGCTGGACCAGCTGGACGCCGCCCGCCGCGATCGCGTGCGCTTCACCATGCAGCTGTCGTTCGATGCCAGCGACACCATGCTCGCAGGGGCCGATCCGGTCGCCGGCACCCTCAAGAAAACCGGACCCGAATTCATCGGCGATCTGACGCGCCTGTACCGCGACGTCGTCCTGCCAGGAGTGAGCGCATGA
- a CDS encoding amidase gives MTNADSARPDGTSSALATSPRPAWQHSATELSLRFAAGTLTPVHALQSIADRLAAVNPLLNAVISERLADAALEAEASTARWRAGMPLSAFDGVPLTVKDNIPVQGLPCTWGSRLYAGYRPERDELAVERLRAAGMIVIGKTNVPEFTLQGYTDNLVFGATVNPWDRAMTPGGSSGGAVACVAAGIGPVAIGTDGGGSIRRPCSHTGLVGFKPGEGTVPREQGLPEILPGMEVIGPITRTVADAAAVLRLLSGGSLPGDSLPGGRLPAPPCTNIEHPKLVQPAPLRIVYWPEFDGDPVDPAIAASVNEVADMLAGLNHLVDTRNGPAILRDFNSQAWPVISQTGLAATLQATFGAALDDTAMTPALQAMATAGRALSAIDLFNAHALVRRMKAELSACFATADLLLLPSAAALPWPATHSHPDTIAGLPVGPRGHAVFTAFVNAAGLPAINLPARPDRTGMPIGFQLVGPPGAESLLLGLAAQYEAAHPWAHRWPAL, from the coding sequence ATGACCAATGCAGATTCCGCCCGCCCGGATGGGACATCGTCCGCGCTGGCAACATCGCCGCGGCCGGCGTGGCAGCATTCGGCCACCGAGCTGTCCCTGCGGTTTGCCGCTGGCACCTTGACGCCGGTACACGCGCTGCAATCCATCGCGGACCGCCTGGCGGCCGTGAACCCGTTGCTCAACGCGGTGATCAGCGAACGGCTGGCGGATGCGGCACTCGAGGCCGAGGCAAGCACCGCGCGCTGGCGCGCCGGTATGCCGCTGTCGGCATTCGACGGCGTGCCGTTGACGGTCAAGGACAACATCCCGGTACAAGGATTGCCGTGCACCTGGGGCAGCCGCCTGTACGCCGGCTATCGGCCTGAACGTGACGAGCTGGCGGTGGAACGCCTGCGCGCGGCAGGCATGATCGTGATCGGCAAGACCAACGTGCCGGAATTCACGCTGCAGGGCTACACCGACAACCTGGTGTTCGGTGCCACCGTCAATCCATGGGACCGGGCAATGACGCCGGGCGGATCGAGCGGCGGCGCGGTCGCGTGCGTTGCGGCCGGCATTGGCCCGGTGGCGATCGGCACCGATGGCGGCGGGTCGATCCGCCGGCCGTGTTCGCACACCGGGCTGGTCGGATTCAAGCCGGGGGAGGGGACCGTGCCACGTGAACAGGGCTTGCCCGAGATCCTGCCTGGCATGGAAGTCATCGGACCGATCACCCGCACGGTGGCCGATGCCGCGGCCGTGCTGCGCTTGCTAAGCGGTGGCAGTTTGCCCGGCGACAGTTTGCCCGGCGGCCGTCTTCCCGCGCCCCCATGCACCAACATCGAGCATCCCAAGCTGGTGCAGCCCGCGCCGCTGCGCATCGTGTACTGGCCCGAATTCGACGGAGATCCTGTCGATCCGGCCATTGCGGCAAGCGTCAATGAGGTGGCCGACATGCTTGCGGGTCTCAACCATCTCGTTGACACACGCAACGGGCCGGCCATCCTGCGCGACTTCAACAGCCAGGCCTGGCCTGTCATCAGCCAGACCGGGCTGGCCGCCACGCTGCAGGCCACCTTTGGCGCCGCGCTGGACGATACGGCCATGACGCCCGCGCTGCAGGCCATGGCCACCGCCGGCCGGGCCCTGTCGGCGATCGACCTGTTCAACGCCCACGCGCTGGTCCGCCGCATGAAAGCGGAACTGTCAGCCTGCTTCGCCACGGCGGATCTGCTGCTGTTGCCCAGCGCCGCCGCCTTGCCATGGCCGGCCACGCACAGCCATCCGGACACCATTGCCGGGCTGCCGGTGGGCCCGCGCGGCCATGCCGTTTTCACCGCCTTCGTGAATGCCGCCGGGTTGCCCGCGATCAATCTGCCGGCCCGACCCGACCGCACTGGCATGCCCATCGGCTTCCAGCTGGTGGGACCGCCCGGCGCCGAATCGCTGCTGCTGGGCTTGGCCGCGCAGTACGAAGCTGCCCACCCGTGGGCCCATCGGTGGCCGGCTCTGTGA